The DNA window AAGATAATCTATGGTAGCGCTATGATTGCCAAGTTTGGAATGGCACAATGATATATTGAAATAAATGTTCATTAATATGTCATCGTCTATAATTTTATTTTCCTCTAGTATTCTCTCAGCCTGCTTATAAAAATTAAGTGCGGAATTATAGTATGAGAGTTCATAGGTTGTCATCCCCAGATAGATATAAGTCTCCACAACATTTCTCATTTTGCCTGTTCTGAAAAATGTCTCATTTGCTGTTATAAACATACTCTGAGCAGTTTCAAGGTTTCCGTATCCAAATTCAATTTTACCGGTGTATAATTCATTTAATCCTTTATAGTATTCCAGATCATATTGCAAGGCATATGCCATACCCTTATTAATGGATTCCCTTGCCTGCTCATAGTTTTCAGCTAAAAGTGAAGCATCTGTGATCTTTGCATAGTATTCGCAGAGTTTTTCAGCCTGATGTTCCTCTGTCTCTAAGAGGCTGTCAATGCTTACTTTAAGCTTTTGTGCCATATATTCCAAAAGATCTATACTGGGCTTTGATTTCCCGGATTCCACAAGGCTTATTTGTCCCGGTGTTACCTTCTCTCCAGCCAGATCTTTAAGTGTCATATTAAGTTCTTTTCTTCTCTGTTTTATTTTTTCTCCTAAAGATAGTATTTCCATAAACATTTCCTTTTCTTTAATTTTTCATTTAATAGTATTATAAAATATACTTAAAATTTATACAAGAAAAATTATATAACAGCCAAAGGACTGCATTTGCAAACTACAGTCCTTTGGCTGCAATGCTTTAAATTATTGCTTTATATCTGTTCGCCTGAGCAATTTCCGCCTTAATTTATAAATATCCTTAAGTGAATTACGGACACCATGGTGAAGAGAATAAAGCCTTTTATAATTACTGCTCATCTCTTCCTCAGGAACCATTTCAAATCTATCGTCATAATCCTGCCGCGGCATATCCTTTACCATATAAAAGGCTTCTTTTATAATGTCATTATGGGAATTACCCATAAAAACCTTTACAGAATTTACGTTTGACAGTACCCTGCACAGAAGCTTATCTCTTTCAGTTCCTATAACTTCTATATAATCAACCTGCATTTCATCGCTGAAATTATGTTCTATGCTGCTTTTTAGTGTAAAGCCTGCCGCCTCATAAAAGGAAGTGATTATATCATCTATACATGTATTCCTTTGAATACCAAGGACACCTCCTCTTAAATCACAGTAATCATGTTCCCATTCTCCAAAAATCTCGGGAAGTATGATTACTCCGCTGCTGCCTAAAGCATAGTTTATATCTTCCGTATTTTCTTCTTTAGTAATTTCTTTTATCCATTTTAAAAACTGGATCTGGTAATTGCCCTTTATAAAATTGATATATGAATTATCCTTAAAAGGTATTTTTGTAATAAAACTGTGCTTTCTTATTTTTGAATTATCTGAAACAAAGCATATGTTGAAGGTATCGCTGTCAAATACCATCCCTTTTATCCCTTTTCGGCTTAATAGCATGGCCATGGGAAGCATTATACCCGAACCCATTAAGAGTTTCAAATCTGTGTTCAGCCCTAATTCCTCTTTAGCTTCACCGTCAATTACCCCTACGCATTCCCCTATTTTACACACTCTGGGGAATATACCCTTTTCGATTTCCAGCGAATTAATTATTTTATTATTATAATCGTTATTTTTAATGCTGTATCCTAAGAAAGCTGCAGAATAAACATCGATGGCTGTCTCTCCGCACAGCCTGTAGGATATATAGCCGTCAGGAGTGAGTATTTTATAAATTCTTTTATATGCATCGGGTTTATTGTATTTAATCCATAATATTATGGGATATACCAGACTGTTCCAGGGAGCATAAAGACTGCTGCCTTGCTTTTTAAACATTTTTTCGCATATTTCAGACTGGTATTTTGCTCTCTTGTCTCCCGGCATTATAGCGCCCATTATGTTCTTTCCCGCTCTGTCAACAAATACAAATGTCCCGGGCTGATAAATGACAGACATATATTGAATACTTAAATCCCGGTTTTTATATTTCATTTCCCTTATTATTTCTGATACGCCATCTATCCACTCTTCGGGATTCTGTTCCATATAATCTCCTTCTGCTTTTAAGCTCAAAGGCATCTTAAATGCTTCTATCTCGTTTCCTTTATCATCGTAAAATATACCTTTCATGCTATCAATGCCCAAATAAAGCATTAAGGTACAATTCATAAACTCACCTCCTGTCACAAAGCATAATATCCTCGCATTATTATATATGCTGTTTATAAAAAAATGACACAAAAACAGGTCCGGCAGCACCGGACCTGAAATTGCAAATACTTTACCTGTTAATTTTTTTAACCCCATCAATAAAATCTCCTGCAAAGCCTGAAATGCCTTTTCCGGCCTTTGAAATTATACCTTTGGCTTTCTTATCTATTCCCGGCAGGAAAGCCAGCCCAGCCGTTGCTCCTAATATCGCCCCTGTTGCCATACCTCTTAAAAACCTCTTTTTCAAAATATCACCTCTTTAGCAGCATATATACTTATCCTTATTTGTTATAGTCTGCAGTTTTTTATTATGTAATCATGGTAAATTTTAGTGGTATCGAAAATAAATATTATAGCCACTATATACCATAAATGATAGAATAAATGAAAAGCATGCTTACTGCATAATCTTTATGATACCCTGGAGGTTTTTATATGAAGGATATATTTGCAAATTGTGCGGCCAAAAAAATAGCCGGAGATTTAAATTTTTCAGTCTATGAAACTCCATGGCTTACAGAATATATATTAAAATACTCCTTCATAAAAGAAAAATGGGGAGCCTTGAATATAATCAATTTTACTGATGCGGAAAACATATTAAAAAATGAGGCACTTGATATGAAAACAATAATGGATAAACAGTTATCCGCATATAAGGCCGCCGGCGGAAAAGCAGTTATTTACTATAATATTTTTGTAAGTCAGGATGGCTTAAGTGAGGATGAAATTAAAATCCTTTTAAGCCTTTTCAAGCATTCCATTGTTTTACAGGCTACTTTTATTCCTGTAGTTATTGACCTTAAGAATAAAAGCATAGCTGCACCCAATAAATCAGACCTAATGAAAATAGGGGTGTATAATATTTTGAATGAATGTATGCTTAACATACCTTCTTATGATGGTTTTGAGAGTTTTGAGGTTTATATGAACAATGCTGCTTTAAAAAACAAACAAGGAAGCAGCAGGATAATAATTAAATCCAAAAAGCCTGTATTTACATATATACTTATCCTTATTAATATTGGGATTTTTGTTATGATGGAATATGCGGGAGGAACCAGAAACCCTGATGTGCTTAAGTCCTTCGGAATAAAAATTAATTCACTTATATTGGCCGGACAATACTGGCGTCTTATAACCTCAGCCTTTATACACATAGGCTTTGCCCATATAGCTTTCAACATGTACGGCCTGTATAATTTAGGCAGCATAGTAGAGCGGATATACGGAAATAAAAAATTCTTATTTATATACTTTGTATCGGCAATTTTAGGTTCTTTAAGCAGCCTTGTATTTTCACCCGTACCTTCAGCCGGTGCATCAGGGGCCATCTTTGGCATGTTTGGCGCCCTCCTCTTTCTAGGAAGAAAAATTCCCGGACTCTTTTCCACTTCATCCGGCCTTAATATCCTGGCGGTTTTAGGCTTTAACCTTTTTTATGGATTTATCACCCCGGGCATAGATAATTATGCACACATCGGCGGTCTCCTTGGTGGTTATATATCTGCCAGCATGGCAGGATTTAATAATTCTTCGGAAAAATAAGAACCCCACCCGCTATAGCAATCGAAGATTTCTAGCGGGTCCTTAGAACCTTGTTGCTGCACAATAAAAGAGAGGCGCATTTGAAACAACGTAAATGAGCATTTGTGAGAGTTCTCTCTAAAGCTCTTGGTGACTCTTCCGCAGAAAATACTTAGAATTTTAGATTGTTTGAAGGAAGGAAGTTTAATAATTCTTGTATTTTCAAGGCGGGGAACCTTAGAACTTGCAGAACTCGAGCACAGTAAATACAGTGTTTCAAATGCGACACCCCTTTTTATTCTACTCTATTCTGTTTAGTTTTAATAAGCCTTCCCTGCACTTTTGCGCCAGATGGCGGACATTTCGTGCATATAAAGAATAATCAAACTCATATGCTCCCTTTATCATATTTTTTATACAATAATCCCTTTCATTGCCTAAGTGTATGAGATTTCCCGCAAGGGCAATTATTTCATCACCGTTCTTAAAGCTGCCTTCTATACCCAGATAATTTTCAAATCCGGAGTAAAACAAAAGCAAAAGCCCTGCGCTTTTAATGTCGTCTACCACATTCCACTTCTTCTTTATACCGGATATTACCCACATAAGCTTATCCCATGGCATATAGTGCTTTTTAAAGTTTAAAAATTTATTTCGAAGTCCTGGGTGGCAGTTTAATTCAAAGAGATATTCGCTGCTCATGATATTAAAGGAAAAATCTATTCTGTAATATGTCTCCCCCGATGTCTTATAGCAATATATGCCCAGGTTTTTATAACTTTGGATATCGTTAGGCACAGGCATATTATTTAAATTCTTAATATAATAAGGATTTATCAAACCCACAGCCAATATTTTCAGGGCTTTGAAATAAGGTATGAGGGCGGTATATAAATACTCCCGGGGATTTATATATTCAAAATCCCCCAACAATTTATCCCCCAGCTCCATTAATGTATCAGCGTATTCTATGGCCGCCGCTGATTTTTTTATGCCTAGGGCTGCAGCAGCGGTTTCTTCCCAGGTCTTATTAACTATCCTTTTTTCAAAGGACAGCATTAAATTGTCTATATATCTTTGTACAGTGCCCTCAGAGCGTTCAATGGAAGCTTTGTTTTTATTGTATATCCTTCTTTCATTCCTTATAAAGGCTTCCACATTGGAGGTCGTTTCATTCTTTGACCATGTGGTATTTTCCTTTGGATAAGCTTTATATAAAATGCCCTTGAGCAATTTTTTTATATCCTTAGTAAATCCATCTTTTATAGCCAGACAGCCGTCAAAAAGATGAATTAATTCATCCACAGGCTTTATTTCTTTTCCTAAAAGTTTTTGCTGAGCTATAAATGTTATATCCATGACTCTTTGATTTTTTTCAATTTCCATGGCTTTTTCTATTGTGATAAGAGCGTCCTCACCCTGGTCTTGCATAAGATAGCAAAGACTTAAATTAGCATAAAACTTAATGAGCATATCACAATATTCACTATAATCATTAATCCTCTTGCCATTTTTATCCTCTGTCAGCTTTTCTATGGCTTTACAAAAATATGAGTTTGCCTCATTAAATTTGCCAAGCCTTATCTTTATTAAGGCTAAATTAAAATAAACTTCAGGATTGTCCGAGTGCTCTTCAAAGTCACTGAGAATCACTTCAGCAGTTTCATGTCCTTCACCATCATAATACAGGCAAGCCTCATCTATTTTTATAAGCTCCCCTTTATATTTTTCGGGTATTTCATTTATAATTTCCATGGCTTTATCAATGTTCTTAAGATGCCGATAAACACATACCAAATTATGATATACCATTTTTCTGCTGTATACATCCATATTTTTATACTTATCCAGAATATGATTGTATAAATAACCTGACTTGTCATAATATTCTTTTTCCATATATGTCTGCGCCAGGTCATATACCTCGCTAAAACTTAACTTTTCCAATTCGAGGCAGTTGAAATACTCATCCCATTCCATATCATTTTCCAGGCAACATTTTATAATTCCGGCATAAACGCCGGGTATGAATTTTGTAAGACTTAAGATATCGGTAAAAGTTTTCAAGGCTTCATGGTATTTATTTTGCTTTAAAAGGCAGCAAGACATTTTATATAAAATTTTACTGTCCGGCTTTTCAGCATCATTACATATTTTGTAAAAATCATAGGCCTGGGAGTACTCTCCCATTTCATATAAAACATCAGCAACAATTGCTGTACGGTTAAAGCTTAGATTTTTTCCGGATTTCACAATCTCCAGAGATTTCACTAGGGCTTTTGCTTTGACATAAGGTGTTATGACAAGGGTCTCAAAAGCATTATATAGTTCATCTATGATAAAGCTTCCCAGTTCCATGTCCATTACCTTTTCATATATGTCCATTGCTTTTCTCTTGTCGATTGTGTATAAAAAATAAGCCATCAATATTGAAGCATCGAAGCAGTCACTGTTTTCCTCTGACTGTTTTAATATGGAGCTTTCATGTTTTTCAAATGTTTCATATGCTGCATTCATCTTCAAATTAATAAAACTTAATTTGACTTTCAAAGCAAGAAGCGCTATCTCTTCATCACCGTTTTCAATGCAAAAATTGCTGTTTAACAAATCATCAACTATTTTTAATCCATAAGCCTCATGGTTTTTGTTAATGGCAAGATGGCATTGAAGCAGCATGTATTTCTCCCACATGCTTAATTCTTTGGTGGAGTTGATGGATTCCAATAATTCATAAAACCTATTGCTGGATAGATATATTTTACCAACGAGCTTCACCTTTTCTTCTTTATATTCATCATCAATGGATAATGCATTTTCCATGGCTTTTTCGCTCATCTTTTGGGATATATAAATCTTGCTCAGCATTATTCTGGCGTTGTTTATCTTATCCTTCGGCACATCAGGATTGGATTTGACTCTTTGCAAATGCAAAGAAGCCTTTTCAAAATCACCTTCATTAAAATAGCATTCTCCTAAAAGATAATCCTTTTCTGAACCCTTCAATGTATCTTTTATCCCTGACAAAACTTCAATGGCATCATAGAACTTATTGGCCTTTTTATAAATCCTGACTATTTCATAAATTATATCGTCTCTGCTTTGAGTTATCTCACCTGCTCTTTTTAAACACTTTATAGCTTCTTCATATTTGCCTTGACTCTCCAATAAGATGCCCTTTTCAAGATAGCAGTCAACATTGTTTTCATCAAATTTAAGAGCTTTATCCATAATCTTTAAGGCTTCATTGGCATTTTTATTTTTGATATCCTCAGCTATGCTTAACAAATCAGTAATCTTATTTTTTACATCTCTGGAATTAAGCTTACCGTAATGAATACAGCTCTCAGGACAGGATGAGTTAAGCTGCATACTGCTGCAGCAATCACCGCAAATAAAATTATTTCTATATTTTACGCACTGCCTGCGGCCGCGCTTATTCTGGCAACTTATACAGATATTTTTTTTCATAGAGTTCACCCCAATTGGATAATAATGTATTTATTCGATATCGTCGCTTAAATTCCTGTATGAAAATAAAAAAGCTTGTACTACTTACAGAAAAAATATTTTTTATTTTAACTCAAGCTGCTTTATCCATTCCAAGGTTTTGCCGGTTATTATTATACTTTCACTATTGAGCTTAGAAATTTCCTTTACCCCTGCAGAAATCATAGATACTTTCATTTCATAAATAAATTTTTCGAGCTCATCAAAAACTCCTTTTTCTCCTTTTGATTTATAGGCTTTAAGAAAGGGATAGGCAATGGATGCGGCATCTGCCCCCATCATCAATGCTTTTATTACATCAAGTCCGTTTCTTATGCCCCCTCCGCAAATAACCGACAATTCAGGTCTATATTTGCATACAGCAATCAGGCTTACAGCAGTAGGTATACCTATGTTTAAAAGGCTCTCCCCCACATTATCATTTCTTCTTAAAGACTCAATACGGGCAAAATTTGTTCCGCCATATCCTCCTATATCAACAGTTTGTATACCTGCATCAATAAGCTTTAGAGCAGCAGAACCGGACATACCGAAACCCACCTCTTTTACAATTACGGGTACATGGATTTTACTTTTTATTTCAGCAATATTATTAAGTATGCCTTTGAATTTCCTGTCACCTTCAGGCATTATAAGCTCCTGCAGTACATTAAGATGCAGCTGCAATGCATCAGCTTCTATCATGTCCACTGCTTCTTTTGCCATATCTTTAGATACATTGGCACCCACATTGGCTAAAATAAAGCCATTTTTATTTACTTTTCTCACAATGGAGAAGCTCTCTCTCAAATTCCTATCTTTAACTGCCACTGATTGAGAACCTACGGCAATAGGTATATTGAATTCTTTTGCTGTATTAGCTAAAGCTTCATTTATGCTTTTCCCCTCCTCGGTTCCTCCGGTAATGGCATTTATTATCAACGGAAAGGAAAATTTCCTGTTAAAAATTCTAAGAGACATGTCTATATCGTCAAAATCAACTTCCGGAATGCTGTTATAAAGTATATGTATATCATCAAAAACTTTTATGTTTTTATTCTGACTCGAAATTGCATAAACCATATGCTCTGATTTTCTTTTCAAGCTCATACTTTCCACCTCATTAAGTTAGGGGCTCGGGGCTGTTGCGTTTTAAACACTGCATTG is part of the Oxobacter pfennigii genome and encodes:
- a CDS encoding helix-turn-helix domain-containing protein, translated to MEILSLGEKIKQRRKELNMTLKDLAGEKVTPGQISLVESGKSKPSIDLLEYMAQKLKVSIDSLLETEEHQAEKLCEYYAKITDASLLAENYEQARESINKGMAYALQYDLEYYKGLNELYTGKIEFGYGNLETAQSMFITANETFFRTGKMRNVVETYIYLGMTTYELSYYNSALNFYKQAERILEENKIIDDDILMNIYFNISLCHSKLGNHSATIDYLLLTMEKLKQKNDKYQYGQSLLMLSISYKSLNRFEEAFLYANSAISVFKELNNQAFLARVETNMGGILSEIGNIEDSFRHLENAYKIKLDTNDNSIIRTILLMVDNHIKEKDYDKALNILLDLYEKYNDECYKEYRPSIYHYLYNLYSMIGDIKSAEFYLLDAVKYLQNMDMPLQLADTYIMLGEFYGKTGNSGEAINQISRGINIYKENGIILNKKI
- a CDS encoding FGGY family carbohydrate kinase codes for the protein MNCTLMLYLGIDSMKGIFYDDKGNEIEAFKMPLSLKAEGDYMEQNPEEWIDGVSEIIREMKYKNRDLSIQYMSVIYQPGTFVFVDRAGKNIMGAIMPGDKRAKYQSEICEKMFKKQGSSLYAPWNSLVYPIILWIKYNKPDAYKRIYKILTPDGYISYRLCGETAIDVYSAAFLGYSIKNNDYNNKIINSLEIEKGIFPRVCKIGECVGVIDGEAKEELGLNTDLKLLMGSGIMLPMAMLLSRKGIKGMVFDSDTFNICFVSDNSKIRKHSFITKIPFKDNSYINFIKGNYQIQFLKWIKEITKEENTEDINYALGSSGVIILPEIFGEWEHDYCDLRGGVLGIQRNTCIDDIITSFYEAAGFTLKSSIEHNFSDEMQVDYIEVIGTERDKLLCRVLSNVNSVKVFMGNSHNDIIKEAFYMVKDMPRQDYDDRFEMVPEEEMSSNYKRLYSLHHGVRNSLKDIYKLRRKLLRRTDIKQ
- a CDS encoding rhomboid family intramembrane serine protease; translation: MKDIFANCAAKKIAGDLNFSVYETPWLTEYILKYSFIKEKWGALNIINFTDAENILKNEALDMKTIMDKQLSAYKAAGGKAVIYYNIFVSQDGLSEDEIKILLSLFKHSIVLQATFIPVVIDLKNKSIAAPNKSDLMKIGVYNILNECMLNIPSYDGFESFEVYMNNAALKNKQGSSRIIIKSKKPVFTYILILINIGIFVMMEYAGGTRNPDVLKSFGIKINSLILAGQYWRLITSAFIHIGFAHIAFNMYGLYNLGSIVERIYGNKKFLFIYFVSAILGSLSSLVFSPVPSAGASGAIFGMFGALLFLGRKIPGLFSTSSGLNILAVLGFNLFYGFITPGIDNYAHIGGLLGGYISASMAGFNNSSEK
- a CDS encoding tetratricopeptide repeat protein, which gives rise to MKKNICISCQNKRGRRQCVKYRNNFICGDCCSSMQLNSSCPESCIHYGKLNSRDVKNKITDLLSIAEDIKNKNANEALKIMDKALKFDENNVDCYLEKGILLESQGKYEEAIKCLKRAGEITQSRDDIIYEIVRIYKKANKFYDAIEVLSGIKDTLKGSEKDYLLGECYFNEGDFEKASLHLQRVKSNPDVPKDKINNARIMLSKIYISQKMSEKAMENALSIDDEYKEEKVKLVGKIYLSSNRFYELLESINSTKELSMWEKYMLLQCHLAINKNHEAYGLKIVDDLLNSNFCIENGDEEIALLALKVKLSFINLKMNAAYETFEKHESSILKQSEENSDCFDASILMAYFLYTIDKRKAMDIYEKVMDMELGSFIIDELYNAFETLVITPYVKAKALVKSLEIVKSGKNLSFNRTAIVADVLYEMGEYSQAYDFYKICNDAEKPDSKILYKMSCCLLKQNKYHEALKTFTDILSLTKFIPGVYAGIIKCCLENDMEWDEYFNCLELEKLSFSEVYDLAQTYMEKEYYDKSGYLYNHILDKYKNMDVYSRKMVYHNLVCVYRHLKNIDKAMEIINEIPEKYKGELIKIDEACLYYDGEGHETAEVILSDFEEHSDNPEVYFNLALIKIRLGKFNEANSYFCKAIEKLTEDKNGKRINDYSEYCDMLIKFYANLSLCYLMQDQGEDALITIEKAMEIEKNQRVMDITFIAQQKLLGKEIKPVDELIHLFDGCLAIKDGFTKDIKKLLKGILYKAYPKENTTWSKNETTSNVEAFIRNERRIYNKNKASIERSEGTVQRYIDNLMLSFEKRIVNKTWEETAAAALGIKKSAAAIEYADTLMELGDKLLGDFEYINPREYLYTALIPYFKALKILAVGLINPYYIKNLNNMPVPNDIQSYKNLGIYCYKTSGETYYRIDFSFNIMSSEYLFELNCHPGLRNKFLNFKKHYMPWDKLMWVISGIKKKWNVVDDIKSAGLLLLFYSGFENYLGIEGSFKNGDEIIALAGNLIHLGNERDYCIKNMIKGAYEFDYSLYARNVRHLAQKCREGLLKLNRIE
- the fni gene encoding type 2 isopentenyl-diphosphate Delta-isomerase, producing the protein MSLKRKSEHMVYAISSQNKNIKVFDDIHILYNSIPEVDFDDIDMSLRIFNRKFSFPLIINAITGGTEEGKSINEALANTAKEFNIPIAVGSQSVAVKDRNLRESFSIVRKVNKNGFILANVGANVSKDMAKEAVDMIEADALQLHLNVLQELIMPEGDRKFKGILNNIAEIKSKIHVPVIVKEVGFGMSGSAALKLIDAGIQTVDIGGYGGTNFARIESLRRNDNVGESLLNIGIPTAVSLIAVCKYRPELSVICGGGIRNGLDVIKALMMGADAASIAYPFLKAYKSKGEKGVFDELEKFIYEMKVSMISAGVKEISKLNSESIIITGKTLEWIKQLELK